One stretch of Candidatus Baltobacteraceae bacterium DNA includes these proteins:
- a CDS encoding DHA2 family efflux MFS transporter permease subunit has translation MPLVVEYGTRRTLVVTAVMLAALMQLADTTIVNVALPTIDGALGASVDQGAWFITAYIIANVIIIPLSPWFQTMLGRKNYFAISIVGFTVTSVLCGLANDTSTEIGLRFLQGAFGGGLMVPAQQIIRDTFPPAQLATSQSLFALAVILGPTLGPTLGGILTDDLTWRWVFFINVPLGIGATILTLLFIRDPAPPKRMPFDILGVGLLALGLGALQYVLDEGERNGWFDDSRICLAAIIAVVALVVFVLWELFGARAPGVALRTFRHRTVWALAIIYFAVAGGIFALIFIQPQWAQTSLGFTTTLAGLLLMVRAGTLVVLFPLTTWVTSQANWDMRWVAAGGIALAGIATWVQANVMTTHTTFAALVPMQIVGGIGYAFIWVPLSVVLFRTVPQAEIPSALALTRLVQQIGASAGSAYAATLLDRGYDNALSGLAGSVNLGNSAVASYVAQHGSQAIAQLSQLVASEAQNLAATDATRVFAIATIFAAGLPFLLKRYRGQTPVSALPPAPLPSPPVPVLREKVSSNGSRVTSA, from the coding sequence ATGCCTTTGGTCGTCGAATACGGCACACGACGTACGCTCGTCGTGACCGCCGTGATGTTGGCTGCGCTCATGCAGCTGGCTGACACAACAATCGTCAACGTCGCACTGCCCACGATCGACGGCGCGCTCGGCGCGTCCGTCGATCAAGGCGCGTGGTTCATCACCGCCTACATCATTGCGAACGTCATCATCATTCCGCTCTCGCCGTGGTTTCAGACGATGCTCGGGCGCAAAAATTACTTTGCGATTTCGATCGTCGGGTTCACGGTGACGTCGGTTCTGTGCGGGCTCGCGAACGACACGTCCACCGAGATCGGCCTTCGATTTTTGCAAGGCGCGTTCGGGGGCGGCTTGATGGTGCCGGCCCAACAAATCATTCGCGATACCTTCCCGCCCGCACAGCTGGCGACGAGTCAGTCGCTCTTCGCGCTCGCCGTCATTTTGGGACCGACCCTCGGCCCGACATTGGGCGGAATTCTCACCGACGACTTGACCTGGCGCTGGGTTTTCTTCATCAACGTCCCGCTCGGGATCGGTGCAACGATCCTAACGCTGCTTTTTATTCGCGATCCGGCTCCGCCCAAGCGCATGCCCTTCGATATACTCGGCGTGGGTTTGCTCGCGCTCGGACTCGGCGCGTTGCAATACGTCCTCGACGAGGGTGAACGCAACGGTTGGTTCGACGATTCGCGCATTTGCTTGGCAGCGATCATCGCCGTCGTTGCGCTTGTCGTCTTCGTCTTGTGGGAGCTCTTCGGCGCACGCGCGCCCGGCGTAGCGTTACGGACGTTCCGCCACCGCACGGTTTGGGCGCTTGCGATCATCTACTTTGCCGTCGCCGGCGGAATCTTCGCGCTGATCTTCATTCAGCCACAGTGGGCGCAGACGTCGCTCGGCTTTACCACGACCCTCGCAGGACTGCTGCTCATGGTGCGCGCGGGGACGCTGGTCGTGCTCTTTCCGCTCACGACGTGGGTGACGTCGCAAGCGAATTGGGACATGCGCTGGGTCGCGGCCGGCGGAATCGCGCTGGCCGGGATTGCAACCTGGGTGCAAGCCAACGTTATGACGACGCACACGACGTTCGCAGCGCTGGTGCCGATGCAAATCGTCGGCGGCATCGGATACGCGTTCATCTGGGTGCCGCTCAGCGTCGTACTCTTCCGAACCGTTCCGCAAGCTGAGATTCCGTCGGCGCTGGCGCTGACGCGGCTCGTGCAGCAGATTGGTGCATCGGCCGGATCCGCATACGCCGCGACGTTGCTCGATCGCGGTTACGACAACGCGCTCAGCGGCCTCGCAGGTTCGGTGAACCTCGGGAACAGCGCCGTTGCCTCGTACGTCGCGCAACACGGTTCGCAAGCCATCGCGCAGCTGAGTCAGCTGGTCGCGAGCGAAGCCCAAAATCTTGCGGCGACCGACGCCACGCGCGTCTTCGCGATCGCCACGATCTTTGCGGCAGGCCTGCCTTTCTTGCTCAAGCGTTATCGCGGCCAGACACCGGTCTCAGCATTGCCGCCGGCGCCGCTTCCCTCCCCGCCGGTACCCGTGCTCCGTGAAAAGGTATCTTCGAACGGGTCACGAGTTACTTCGGCATGA